In Vallitalea okinawensis, the following proteins share a genomic window:
- the grpE gene encoding nucleotide exchange factor GrpE: MNHNEKECSEEILEEVIEEVDQETNEEVSDTAVTDLEEQLKSKEEEATDYLDRLQRTMAEFENFRKRTVKEKSSMYESGAKDALEPILQIVDNFERALGTLEEDQKEDSFVKGIDMIYKQFTSVLEELGVKAIEAVGNEFDPNYHSAVTHVEDEQFGDNEVVEEFQRGYMYKESVLRYSMVKVAN; the protein is encoded by the coding sequence ATGAACCACAATGAAAAAGAATGCAGTGAAGAAATATTAGAAGAAGTGATTGAAGAAGTTGATCAAGAGACAAATGAAGAAGTTTCTGATACTGCGGTGACTGATTTAGAAGAACAGTTAAAGTCTAAAGAAGAGGAAGCTACTGACTATCTTGATCGCTTACAAAGAACTATGGCTGAATTTGAAAACTTTAGAAAAAGAACTGTCAAGGAAAAGTCTTCAATGTATGAAAGTGGTGCAAAGGATGCCTTAGAACCAATATTACAAATAGTGGATAACTTTGAAAGAGCCCTTGGTACTCTGGAAGAAGATCAAAAAGAAGATTCCTTTGTTAAAGGCATTGATATGATCTATAAGCAATTTACTTCTGTTCTTGAAGAGTTAGGTGTAAAAGCTATTGAAGCAGTTGGTAATGAGTTTGATCCTAATTATCACAGTGCAGTAACACACGTTGAAGATGAGCAATTTGGTGATAATGAAGTTGTTGAAGAGTTTCAAAGAGGCTATATGTATAAGGAATCAGTACTTAGATATAGTATGGTAAAGGTAGCAAATTAA
- the hrcA gene encoding heat-inducible transcriptional repressor HrcA, whose product MELNDRKIRILQAIIKNYLDTAEPVGSRTISRKYDLGVSSATIRNEMSDLEDLGFIVQPHTSAGRVPSDKGYRLYVDHLMQHPALSDEQVYIMQKILLERVGRLDFLLKEISDLLAVMTNYTSIVTTPQYKKIKLKHMQLIPLDEKSIVLVIVTDGNIVKNHVININNPIQDNQLTTLTNLLNAYLQGLTIEDINLPLIQTIKREMGIHGEILNNVLDAVSETLQHSEDFDIYTSGTTNILNFPEFNDIIKAKNLIHLLEQKDTVLTMLNNTDFENRNEVINITIGGENSMKELKECSIITTTYKLGGETVGAIGIIGPTRMDYGKVVSTLEYLVRQVDPLLNIKYFHKRE is encoded by the coding sequence ATGGAACTAAATGACAGAAAGATAAGGATCTTACAAGCTATTATTAAGAATTACCTAGATACTGCAGAGCCTGTAGGATCAAGAACTATTTCAAGAAAATATGATTTAGGTGTTAGTTCCGCAACAATTCGTAATGAGATGTCTGATTTAGAAGATTTAGGATTTATTGTACAGCCCCATACTTCAGCTGGAAGAGTGCCTTCTGATAAAGGGTATCGATTATATGTGGATCATTTAATGCAACATCCTGCATTAAGTGATGAACAGGTATATATCATGCAAAAAATTCTACTGGAGCGTGTTGGGCGCTTAGATTTTCTATTAAAAGAAATTTCGGATTTATTAGCGGTAATGACCAATTATACCTCCATCGTCACCACGCCACAATACAAAAAAATTAAGCTAAAACATATGCAACTCATCCCATTGGATGAGAAATCCATTGTTTTGGTCATTGTCACTGATGGAAATATCGTAAAGAATCATGTTATTAATATCAACAATCCGATTCAAGATAATCAATTAACAACCTTAACCAATCTTCTAAATGCCTATTTACAAGGATTAACTATTGAAGATATTAATCTACCTCTCATACAAACGATTAAGAGAGAAATGGGTATTCATGGAGAGATTCTCAATAATGTTCTTGATGCTGTTTCAGAAACTTTACAGCATAGCGAAGATTTTGATATTTATACAAGTGGAACTACAAACATACTTAACTTTCCTGAGTTTAATGATATTATTAAAGCTAAAAACCTTATTCATTTATTAGAGCAAAAAGATACCGTACTAACAATGTTGAATAATACTGATTTTGAAAATCGTAATGAGGTTATAAATATCACCATTGGTGGAGAAAATAGTATGAAAGAGCTCAAGGAATGTAGTATTATTACCACGACGTATAAATTAGGTGGTGAGACAGTAGGTGCTATAGGTATTATTGGTCCTACACGAATGGATTATGGTAAAGTTGTATCCACATTAGAATATTTGGTTAGACAAGTAGATCCCTTGTTGAATATTAAGTATTTTCATAAACGTGAATAA
- the hemW gene encoding radical SAM family heme chaperone HemW, with the protein MNKVSLYLHIPFCESKCYYCDFASYPKKNAFYQDYVDALCLEIEQVGESLQQCIIDTIFIGGGTPSILSVNQLDTIQSWLKKSFSIAKDAEITMEANPGTLDQDKIDVIGNGIINRISMGLQSTENDLLKKIGRIHTFEEFKQNYESLRKVGIKNINIDMMFGLPDQTTKGYINGLSQIAHMKPEHISSYGLIIEEGTPFYGLYHNNQLHLPDEQSERDMYDSCLQMLKDYDYEHYEISNFSKPGYACRHNLVYWDLKPYVGLGLASHSYYKGQRYEHTKDLEVYIQKAKQGQFHKENIFTLTTKEMMEEFMFLGLRKMDGIAIADFEKRFGILIDQVYGKQIDDLLKEGLIQEVKNSLLLTRRGMDLANRVFSKFLIDE; encoded by the coding sequence ATGAACAAAGTTAGTTTATACCTCCATATACCTTTTTGTGAATCAAAATGTTATTACTGTGACTTTGCTTCTTATCCAAAAAAGAATGCTTTCTATCAAGATTATGTAGATGCACTTTGTCTAGAAATAGAGCAAGTTGGAGAAAGTTTACAGCAATGCATTATAGATACCATCTTTATAGGTGGTGGAACGCCTTCAATTTTATCTGTGAATCAGCTGGATACTATTCAAAGTTGGCTGAAGAAATCTTTTTCAATTGCAAAAGATGCAGAGATTACAATGGAAGCTAACCCGGGAACGCTGGATCAGGATAAAATAGATGTTATTGGCAATGGAATCATCAATCGTATAAGTATGGGTCTTCAATCAACGGAGAATGACTTATTAAAGAAGATAGGACGAATTCATACTTTTGAGGAATTTAAACAGAACTATGAAAGCTTGAGAAAGGTCGGGATTAAGAACATCAACATAGATATGATGTTTGGCCTTCCTGATCAAACGACGAAGGGTTATATTAATGGGCTTAGTCAAATAGCTCATATGAAACCAGAACATATTTCCTCTTATGGGTTAATTATTGAAGAAGGAACGCCTTTTTATGGTTTGTATCATAATAATCAGTTACATCTACCAGATGAACAAAGTGAGAGGGATATGTACGATTCATGCCTTCAGATGTTAAAAGATTATGATTATGAGCATTATGAGATATCCAATTTTTCAAAACCAGGTTATGCTTGTAGACATAATTTAGTTTATTGGGATCTAAAACCCTATGTTGGATTAGGATTAGCATCTCATTCCTATTACAAAGGTCAGCGTTATGAACATACTAAAGACTTAGAAGTGTATATTCAAAAGGCAAAACAGGGACAGTTTCACAAAGAGAATATCTTTACGCTTACTACTAAAGAAATGATGGAAGAATTTATGTTTCTTGGATTAAGGAAAATGGACGGTATAGCTATAGCAGATTTTGAGAAGAGGTTTGGTATTCTAATAGATCAAGTATATGGTAAGCAAATAGATGATCTATTAAAGGAAGGTCTCATACAAGAAGTGAAAAATTCACTCTTATTAACTCGTAGAGGGATGGATTTAGCCAATAGAGTATTTAGTAAGTTTTTGATTGATGAATAA
- the lepA gene encoding translation elongation factor 4: protein MSNQKNIRNFSIIAHIDHGKSTLADRIIQKTGLLTEREMQEQVLDNMDLERERGITIKAQAVRLVYQAKDGEEYIFNLIDTPGHVDFNYEVSRSLAACEGAILVVDAAQGIEAQTLANVYLALEHDLEVVPVINKIDLPSADPERVKHEIEDIIGLDAEDAPLISAKEGLNIEDVLEQIVKMVPSPEGNDDDPLKALIFDSVYDPYKGVIVFCRVKDGHIKKGMKIRMMATEKDFEVVEVGYFGAGRFMPTDELKSGSVGYVTASIKNVQDTRVGDTVTSVENPATEQLPGYKDVNPMVYCGMYPADGSKYGDLRDALEKLKLNDASLQFEPETSIALGFGFRCGFLGLLHMEIIQERIEREFNLDIVTTAPSVIYKIHRSDGSIIDMSNPTDMPDPSEIKLMEEPMVKAEIMSPTEYIGTIMELCQDRRGQYLSIDYIEDTRALVHYNLPLNEIIYDFFDALKSRTRGYASFDYELIGYQESQLVKLDILINREVVDALSFIVHEEKAYDRGRKMAEKLKQEIPRQLFEIPIQAAVGNKVIARETVKALRKDVLAKCYGGDISRKRKLLEKQKEGKKRMRQVGNVEVPQSAFMSVLKLDS, encoded by the coding sequence ATGAGTAATCAAAAAAACATTAGAAATTTTAGCATTATCGCTCATATAGATCATGGTAAATCAACATTAGCAGATCGTATTATTCAAAAAACTGGTTTATTGACAGAACGAGAAATGCAAGAGCAAGTATTAGATAATATGGACTTAGAACGTGAAAGAGGTATAACCATTAAAGCCCAAGCTGTACGTCTAGTGTATCAAGCAAAAGATGGTGAAGAGTATATCTTTAACCTTATAGACACACCAGGGCACGTTGATTTTAACTATGAAGTTTCTAGAAGTTTAGCAGCTTGTGAAGGCGCTATTCTTGTAGTCGATGCAGCGCAAGGTATTGAAGCACAAACCTTAGCCAATGTGTATTTAGCTTTAGAACACGATTTGGAGGTTGTACCAGTTATTAATAAGATTGATTTACCTTCAGCTGATCCAGAAAGAGTTAAGCATGAAATTGAAGATATAATTGGCTTGGATGCTGAAGACGCACCTTTAATCTCAGCAAAAGAAGGATTAAACATCGAAGATGTACTGGAGCAGATTGTAAAAATGGTACCATCACCAGAGGGGAATGACGATGATCCATTAAAAGCTCTTATTTTTGACTCTGTATATGACCCTTATAAAGGCGTTATTGTATTTTGTCGTGTTAAGGATGGTCATATAAAAAAAGGTATGAAAATCCGTATGATGGCAACTGAAAAGGATTTTGAAGTTGTTGAAGTAGGTTACTTTGGTGCTGGTCGATTTATGCCAACAGATGAATTGAAGTCTGGAAGTGTTGGTTATGTTACAGCAAGTATTAAAAATGTACAAGATACTAGAGTAGGTGATACGGTTACTTCTGTAGAAAATCCAGCTACAGAACAGTTACCAGGTTATAAGGATGTTAACCCTATGGTTTATTGTGGTATGTATCCAGCTGATGGTTCAAAGTACGGTGATCTTCGTGATGCATTAGAAAAGTTAAAATTGAATGATGCGTCTTTACAGTTTGAACCTGAAACATCTATTGCTTTAGGGTTTGGTTTTAGATGTGGTTTCTTAGGATTACTGCATATGGAAATTATTCAAGAAAGAATTGAAAGAGAGTTTAATTTAGATATTGTTACAACAGCACCTAGTGTTATTTATAAAATTCATAGGAGTGATGGTTCCATTATTGATATGTCTAATCCTACTGACATGCCTGATCCATCAGAGATTAAGCTAATGGAAGAACCTATGGTTAAAGCAGAGATTATGTCTCCTACAGAGTATATAGGGACTATCATGGAGTTATGTCAAGACCGTAGAGGGCAATACTTAAGTATTGACTATATTGAAGATACAAGAGCGCTAGTTCATTATAACTTACCGCTAAATGAGATTATTTATGATTTCTTTGATGCCTTAAAATCTCGTACAAGAGGTTATGCTTCTTTTGATTATGAACTCATAGGTTATCAAGAATCCCAATTAGTGAAACTTGATATACTTATTAACAGGGAAGTAGTTGATGCATTATCCTTCATTGTACATGAAGAAAAGGCTTATGATCGCGGAAGAAAAATGGCTGAGAAATTGAAACAAGAAATACCTCGTCAACTATTTGAAATACCTATCCAGGCTGCTGTTGGTAATAAGGTTATTGCTAGAGAAACTGTGAAAGCTTTAAGAAAAGATGTATTAGCAAAATGTTATGGTGGTGACATAAGTCGTAAAAGAAAACTTCTTGAAAAGCAAAAAGAAGGTAAGAAGAGAATGCGACAAGTTGGTAATGTAGAAGTACCGCAGTCAGCATTCATGAGTGTCCTTAAACTAGATAGCTAA
- a CDS encoding NAD(P)H-dependent oxidoreductase — protein MNNHLIVLCNPKENSFSQSICDEIITTCNKKNIQCQVRDLYDLDFDPILTEDDLERLDSKDYSFDIAMEHSFIKWADIITFIYPIWWAGMPSLMKGYIDRIICKNFAYCYTPEGIKGLLTNKKIIIFNPFGNTLAHYQSTDMLKAFTRTIDEGIFQFCGAKVLAHEYFENIHRVDEEIRKNYLEKVNTTIQTLL, from the coding sequence ATGAACAATCATTTAATTGTATTATGTAACCCCAAAGAAAACAGTTTTAGCCAATCCATATGTGATGAAATCATCACTACATGTAATAAAAAAAATATTCAATGCCAAGTAAGAGATCTTTATGATCTTGATTTTGATCCTATATTAACTGAAGATGACTTGGAAAGATTAGATTCAAAGGATTATTCATTTGATATAGCAATGGAACATTCTTTCATAAAATGGGCAGATATCATCACATTTATCTATCCTATATGGTGGGCTGGCATGCCTTCACTTATGAAAGGCTACATCGATAGAATTATTTGTAAAAACTTTGCTTATTGCTATACCCCTGAAGGGATTAAAGGCTTACTAACAAATAAGAAAATAATCATCTTTAACCCATTTGGAAATACTTTAGCTCATTATCAATCTACTGATATGCTAAAGGCTTTTACTAGAACCATTGATGAAGGTATTTTTCAATTCTGTGGTGCTAAAGTATTAGCTCATGAGTACTTTGAAAATATTCATCGAGTAGATGAAGAAATTAGAAAAAACTATTTAGAGAAGGTTAATACAACCATTCAGACATTATTATAG
- a CDS encoding stage II sporulation protein P: MRVNYIRKGKNQNAIIQKLVLIILVTAILIKLLQSMIVTLNIQVEEPMIYHGSNANLSLYKIAIESTIPGFQQAKSDQNNLGLFDVMTEMLYDFNFSNAPSMLTSTIPFIGYIEKQYALQQGYNNEVVPVIGGSAATNYEDNPQYYDSSIKQDEIVNIQEEDMVHIDPFAYTEEQLHDIDFLLKNFYSIEPKLDVTIDDFDVDYFLSKDTTIDVHSKDPKIMIMHTHSQEAFIDSRPGEESDTIVGVGEELANILRNEYGINVIHNKTQYDMKNGEFDSGNSYDRVDQQMPILLEQYPSVEVVLDLHRDGIPEQYHLLTEVDGKPTAQLMFVNGLSKRKDQDGVTRAITSLPNENLKDNMAFSLQMQMKSMELYPTISPSLTRKIYIKPYRYSTYLKPLSLLVEVGAQNNTVEEAKNAVEPLAKILYDVLSGQ, translated from the coding sequence TTGAGAGTAAACTACATACGAAAAGGAAAAAATCAAAATGCTATTATCCAAAAATTAGTTCTAATCATTTTAGTTACTGCAATATTAATTAAACTACTTCAAAGTATGATTGTAACACTAAATATACAAGTAGAGGAACCCATGATTTATCATGGTAGTAATGCTAATTTATCATTATATAAAATAGCAATTGAAAGCACCATACCTGGATTTCAGCAAGCTAAGAGTGATCAAAATAACTTGGGTTTATTCGATGTGATGACAGAAATGTTATATGATTTTAATTTTAGTAACGCACCGTCCATGTTGACATCAACCATTCCATTTATCGGTTATATCGAAAAACAATATGCACTGCAGCAAGGCTATAATAATGAAGTGGTGCCGGTTATAGGGGGCAGTGCAGCAACCAACTATGAGGACAATCCTCAATATTATGATAGTAGTATCAAGCAAGACGAGATCGTTAATATACAAGAAGAAGATATGGTTCATATAGACCCCTTTGCTTATACTGAAGAGCAGCTTCATGACATTGATTTCTTACTAAAGAACTTTTACAGTATAGAGCCCAAATTAGATGTTACTATTGATGATTTTGATGTAGATTATTTTTTATCTAAAGATACTACTATTGATGTACATTCTAAGGACCCCAAGATAATGATTATGCATACTCATTCACAAGAAGCATTTATAGATAGTCGACCAGGGGAAGAAAGCGATACGATTGTAGGAGTCGGTGAAGAATTGGCTAATATTTTAAGAAATGAGTACGGTATCAACGTCATTCATAATAAAACTCAATACGATATGAAAAATGGTGAATTTGATAGTGGAAACTCTTATGACCGTGTAGATCAGCAGATGCCTATATTATTGGAACAATACCCGTCAGTTGAGGTAGTTTTAGATCTCCACAGAGATGGTATTCCAGAACAGTATCATTTGTTAACAGAGGTTGATGGTAAGCCTACAGCTCAATTAATGTTTGTGAATGGCTTATCTAAGCGAAAAGATCAAGATGGTGTCACAAGAGCTATTACAAGCTTACCTAATGAAAACCTAAAAGATAATATGGCCTTCAGTTTACAAATGCAGATGAAAAGTATGGAACTTTATCCAACAATATCGCCTAGTCTAACAAGAAAAATATACATCAAACCATACCGCTACAGTACATATTTGAAGCCTTTATCGCTATTGGTTGAGGTAGGAGCACAGAATAATACGGTTGAAGAAGCAAAGAATGCCGTGGAACCATTAGCTAAGATACTTTATGATGTTTTATCTGGACAGTAA
- the gpr gene encoding GPR endopeptidase: MNINEEMWKYSVRTDLALEAREMVSEDKDVEVPGVKVTVQEDKEWDITVTWVEVFNDEGAEIMQKPKGNYITIESPQMKENDIDAHEELIMATAEMLKKLIKVNKDSKVLVVGLGNRQVTPDALGPKVVEDLLVTRHLHDYLPDEINDAVSSVSALAPGVMGQTGVETVEIVEGVVAKVKPDLVICIDALASRRTSRVNATIQIADTGVQPGAGVGNRRAGINQETLGVPVIAIGIPTVVDAATVVNDTIEYLVKAIKAQNAESPLLFGAYHDFNDQEKFMLIKEVLTPYVGELFVTPKDVDAVIDRISGVVSNALNLMLHEGLERDDINRFLY, encoded by the coding sequence ATGAATATTAATGAAGAAATGTGGAAATACAGTGTTAGAACAGATTTAGCATTAGAAGCTAGAGAGATGGTTAGTGAGGATAAAGATGTTGAAGTACCAGGTGTCAAGGTAACTGTTCAGGAAGATAAGGAGTGGGATATAACTGTTACTTGGGTGGAAGTGTTCAACGATGAAGGTGCAGAGATCATGCAGAAACCCAAAGGTAATTATATTACCATAGAAAGTCCCCAAATGAAGGAAAATGATATAGATGCTCATGAAGAACTTATAATGGCTACGGCTGAAATGCTTAAAAAGCTTATAAAAGTCAACAAAGACTCTAAAGTTCTAGTAGTTGGTTTAGGTAATCGTCAGGTTACACCTGATGCTTTAGGTCCTAAAGTCGTTGAGGATTTACTTGTTACCCGCCATTTACATGATTATCTACCAGATGAAATCAATGATGCAGTGTCATCTGTAAGTGCTTTGGCACCCGGTGTAATGGGACAAACAGGGGTCGAGACAGTAGAAATTGTAGAAGGGGTAGTTGCAAAGGTGAAACCAGACTTAGTTATATGTATTGATGCCTTAGCATCTAGAAGAACAAGTCGAGTAAATGCTACTATTCAAATTGCTGATACAGGAGTCCAACCAGGTGCTGGAGTTGGAAATAGGAGAGCAGGAATTAATCAAGAGACTCTAGGCGTACCTGTTATTGCAATAGGTATACCGACAGTAGTTGATGCTGCGACAGTAGTTAATGACACTATAGAATATTTAGTGAAGGCTATAAAAGCACAAAATGCTGAAAGTCCATTATTATTTGGTGCATATCATGATTTTAATGATCAGGAAAAGTTTATGTTAATCAAAGAGGTATTAACGCCATATGTAGGTGAGCTCTTTGTTACACCGAAAGACGTAGACGCAGTTATTGATCGTATATCTGGTGTTGTATCAAATGCATTAAATCTCATGTTACATGAAGGATTAGAACGAGATGATATTAATCGATTTTTATATTAA
- the rpsT gene encoding 30S ribosomal protein S20: MANIKSAKKRIKVIEKKTLRNKMIKSRVKTAVKKVVLAVEAGDKDSASKLLPLAIAEIDKAKSKGIFHKNTASRKVARLTKLVNSLA; this comes from the coding sequence ATGGCTAACATTAAATCAGCAAAGAAAAGAATTAAAGTTATCGAAAAGAAAACTTTAAGAAACAAAATGATTAAATCTAGAGTAAAGACTGCTGTTAAGAAAGTAGTTTTAGCTGTTGAAGCTGGCGATAAAGATTCTGCTTCAAAACTTTTACCTTTAGCAATTGCTGAAATTGATAAAGCAAAATCAAAAGGTATTTTCCACAAGAATACAGCATCTAGAAAAGTTGCTCGTTTAACTAAATTAGTTAACAGCTTAGCATAA
- the holA gene encoding DNA polymerase III subunit delta — MVGLKKQIKDSDFKNIYLFYGEENYLKNHYVEKIKEKVIHKDSELMNCEVIEKDVDEGYIINSLETLPFLSDRRLVIIKNSSYFGAKSTASDQLIKVIKDFPTQTIVIFIEDKIDRRNKFFKAVKSNGYVVEFNYLSENDLAKWVAIELKRLGKKAEYATLVHFIRTVGTNMDQIKMELDKLCAYKIEESMISIEDVNEIATKTIEFKIFQLVDAMGMKKCEEALIVYNNLLNSNEPPIRILIMLTRQFRLIYQIKTLLEEGYNINMAAKKIGVPPFVAKKCMTQGKSFKREVLEEALEECLFIDMAIKSGQIKDRLAVELLLTKYSQR; from the coding sequence ATGGTTGGACTAAAAAAGCAGATTAAGGACAGTGATTTTAAGAACATTTATCTTTTTTATGGAGAAGAAAATTATTTAAAAAATCACTATGTAGAAAAAATTAAAGAAAAGGTTATTCATAAAGATAGCGAGTTGATGAATTGTGAAGTCATTGAGAAGGATGTAGATGAGGGGTACATTATTAATTCTCTAGAGACTTTACCCTTTTTATCTGATCGAAGACTAGTAATCATAAAAAATTCAAGTTATTTTGGTGCCAAATCTACTGCATCTGATCAATTGATCAAAGTCATAAAAGATTTCCCTACTCAGACGATTGTCATCTTTATTGAAGATAAGATAGATCGTAGAAATAAGTTTTTTAAAGCAGTAAAAAGCAATGGTTATGTAGTGGAATTCAATTATCTTTCTGAAAATGACTTAGCTAAATGGGTAGCTATTGAGCTAAAAAGATTAGGGAAAAAGGCTGAGTATGCTACTCTAGTTCATTTTATACGAACTGTTGGAACCAATATGGATCAGATTAAGATGGAATTAGATAAACTCTGTGCCTATAAAATAGAAGAAAGCATGATTTCTATTGAAGATGTCAATGAAATAGCCACTAAAACTATTGAGTTTAAAATTTTTCAATTGGTAGATGCCATGGGGATGAAAAAATGCGAAGAAGCTTTAATTGTTTATAACAATTTATTAAACTCAAACGAACCACCTATTCGGATACTTATCATGCTTACTAGACAGTTTCGTTTGATTTATCAAATTAAGACATTGCTTGAGGAAGGATATAACATCAACATGGCTGCTAAGAAAATAGGTGTTCCTCCTTTTGTAGCTAAGAAATGCATGACCCAAGGTAAATCATTCAAACGAGAGGTTCTAGAAGAAGCTTTAGAAGAATGCTTATTTATTGACATGGCAATAAAATCAGGTCAAATCAAAGATAGACTTGCAGTTGAATTATTATTAACTAAATACAGTCAGAGATAA